The proteins below come from a single Deltaproteobacteria bacterium genomic window:
- a CDS encoding HAD-IA family hydrolase: protein MHGLLLFDLDGTLLDSKKDIALSVNYALSSTGNKELPEETIIDFVGRGLPQLIGDCLNSSERDPVQTVVEAFWTHYQEHLLDHSQLYPGVLDFLQQDQHHKKAVVTNKPYAFSKKILEELNISHHFDWLIGGDSLPIQKPDAGILKPILDDLKRKGLSTQKILMVGDSKIDIDTGKNAGIQTCGVTYGLRPRQELVDCQPDYLIENFGEFSKIGFFQ, encoded by the coding sequence ATGCATGGCCTACTTCTTTTTGACTTGGACGGCACCCTACTCGATTCCAAAAAGGACATCGCCCTTTCCGTCAATTACGCCCTCTCTTCTACAGGCAATAAAGAACTTCCCGAAGAAACGATTATCGATTTTGTGGGCCGGGGACTTCCTCAATTGATTGGCGATTGCCTCAATTCTTCTGAACGAGATCCTGTCCAGACCGTGGTGGAGGCCTTTTGGACACATTACCAGGAACATCTGCTCGACCATTCGCAACTTTATCCAGGCGTATTGGATTTTCTACAGCAAGACCAACACCACAAAAAAGCAGTGGTGACCAATAAACCTTATGCCTTTTCAAAAAAAATTTTGGAGGAGTTAAATATTTCTCACCATTTTGATTGGCTCATCGGCGGCGATTCTCTTCCTATTCAAAAACCAGATGCAGGAATTCTAAAACCCATTCTGGATGATCTAAAACGGAAAGGACTGAGCACACAAAAAATTTTAATGGTAGGCGATTCAAAAATCGACATCGATACCGGTAAAAATGCCGGCATTCAAACCTGCGGAGTCACCTACGGCCTGCGCCCTCGCCAGGAATTGGTAGATTGTCAGCCGGATTATTTGATTGAAAATTTTGGAGAGTTTTCGAAGATTGGGTTTTTTCAGTAG
- a CDS encoding ATP-binding protein: MRRIYEEVLEDHFKFEKNMAFLAGPRQSGKTTTALDYKSKQNIYWNWDDADDRIFLRSSPARFFEEAAKRGKNKTVFILDEIHKNPKWRNWLKGIYDKHHRELQFVVTGSARLNVFHRGGDSLLGRYYLYRHHPLSLGEISNHPFEDKLFRKAQKIPKVWSALSKFGGFPQPFLAARESSHQKWIQTRRDLLIREDLRDLSRIEDLSAIELLVRLLSKRAAGLLNTQNLAQDLDNSVDTVRRWIQFLQHLFYIYTLQPYRGTSKTSLKKMPKIYLWDWSEIEDEGARFENMIASHLLKSVHYWTDTGLGEYELYYIRDKQKREVDFLVTEKGLPFLLVEAKLSDTHLSPSLQYYSNILKPKYSLQVVQNIKAQGMGISETRFNAILAAEDFCSCLV; encoded by the coding sequence CAATCGGGAAAAACCACCACCGCTTTAGATTATAAATCCAAACAAAATATTTACTGGAACTGGGACGATGCAGACGACAGAATTTTTCTTCGAAGTTCTCCTGCTCGTTTTTTTGAAGAGGCTGCAAAACGGGGTAAAAACAAAACAGTCTTCATCCTTGATGAAATTCATAAAAATCCAAAATGGAGAAATTGGTTAAAGGGTATTTATGACAAGCATCATCGTGAGCTTCAATTTGTAGTCACCGGCAGTGCACGCCTGAATGTGTTTCACCGCGGTGGAGACAGTTTGCTAGGCCGTTATTATCTCTACCGGCATCATCCCTTGAGTTTGGGAGAAATTTCAAATCATCCTTTTGAAGACAAGCTGTTTCGCAAAGCCCAGAAAATTCCCAAAGTTTGGTCTGCCTTGTCTAAATTTGGCGGATTTCCTCAACCTTTTTTGGCCGCCCGAGAAAGCTCTCATCAAAAATGGATTCAAACCCGAAGAGATTTATTAATACGAGAAGATCTGAGAGATCTTTCTCGCATTGAAGACCTCTCAGCCATAGAATTACTTGTACGCCTGCTCAGCAAAAGAGCAGCGGGCCTTCTCAATACTCAAAATCTGGCTCAGGACTTGGACAATAGTGTGGATACCGTTCGGCGTTGGATACAATTTCTCCAACATCTTTTTTACATCTATACTTTGCAACCCTACCGAGGCACGAGTAAAACTTCCCTCAAAAAAATGCCCAAAATTTATTTGTGGGACTGGTCCGAAATTGAAGACGAAGGTGCAAGATTTGAAAACATGATTGCTTCGCATCTTTTAAAATCGGTTCACTATTGGACAGACACCGGCCTGGGAGAATATGAACTTTACTACATTCGCGATAAACAAAAACGCGAAGTCGATTTTTTGGTCACTGAGAAAGGACTGCCTTTCCTTTTGGTAGAAGCAAAACTTTCAGACACCCATTTAAGCCCTTCGCTTCAATATTACTCCAATATTTTAAAACCCAAATATTCTTTACAGGTCGTGCAAAACATTAAAGCGCAGGGCATGGGGATTTCAGAAACTCGCTTCAATGCTATCCTTGCAGCGGAAGATTTTTGTTCTTGTTTGGTTTAG